The Amphiura filiformis chromosome 1, Afil_fr2py, whole genome shotgun sequence nucleotide sequence tgaatcatatcgctaaaataactgcgaaaTGGATGCCCGATGgatggtcaggcataagaagctttagtcctacattacgtattgtgtgatatggaatggtacctaagaccttgctagacacccgtgatccattttgaatagtctactgtagtagaccattttaattatcatccctctaatcctTCTGAtcatggaaaatccaccaattACCTATTCTGGTCCAACAGCTAGCAATCCATGGGGAAAATGGTCTACTATATTTagaatatacaatgaactatgcactctaataCTGGATATGATGCTTATTAAAAATGCAGCTTTGGTTGTTTATGCACACACCCTgtggtttatcatgtttatgttaccCGACCCAGTTGGACCACATGGGGATGttttgtgttttatgcatggaatggtatgaattgtttatcaaaaagggaatgcagagcagtctaatTTTGCATGGCtaacgggtcattgatggtaagaaatatGCACTTAAAGACAgggctatgcaaaaaaaaaaaaaaaaataaaaatattccaaacttttgtccatgactatGACTTGATTATATCTTTGTTATGCATTATATATTGAAAGTGTCAACATTCCACTAATTGTATGTGTTCACTTGAGTGTTGAACGACGCCTCACTTTGTAGATAGTGTGAAACTATTGCCATTCAAATAAGTTATTTTTATATATGCAATATGCAACAtacatttatatataaatatccaggacacattttttatttttattttgaccaacttcaccaaaaattgttgaaatttgggtgaaaatgagGCTTTTTTATTAATTCTTTTgccaaattgagcatttttcaaccattttgggtgaaaatttctcaaaaaaaccggtcctagatatttaaacctagtttttaaagttaatacttttttatacttaagaattttttttttgttgcgctGCCCGAAAACATTTGGGGGGGGTCtgcaaaactgagcatttttgctcaAATATAACCTCACAGATGAATCATCAAGACTTTGCCAAATGTTCTAAATATGTattcttttatatactttacaacaacaatttagaagttatgaggctcaaaagtttctataattccagggttatGGCCAAcacactgcagggtttattgttctattgtgtcagATTTGAGCGTACATTCAAAGTCCAGTtatcaaaattgggtgacttgtgtttggcaggcgtgaaatacatctgacttagtgttttaattacgtaacgtatAAAGGTTTGGGCATCATTGAATGTTATAATttatgtttagtttctataaattttattattattttctttattcattcctttcttttcctttctctgctctttcttatgcctacactttaggggcctgtcactccctcgctctccttctccttctccccctctcccctccttcccccTTCCTTTCTTTTCCTCCCCTCCCCTGGAGGAGGCGGTGATGGCAGTGgcggagggagagagagagaaagagagtatagtcagttaaataagtaaaacataaataattgaattatttactaaattaattaatgtcatcTGAGGCCAAAGTTCATCAGacaggtcaaccgaggtcaaaggtcatatgggggtcAACGCGATAGTGTGATGTGTCCtgggtaatttaatttaattatttaactttatttacaagctgaaagtatgtcatgagaaatatgagACCAGGGGAAGCACCTTGGAAGTgttcatgcaagagtttgtgagTTACGACATGTTTTAGGGGAAAACATTAAATGCTGTAAACACACTGCATCAGAATTAATATCATTGGGGATTTTCCATATTACTCAATTTCAGTGCATAGTTGCACCATCAGGGGAATCCCTgataacatattgtgaaatgtacataattttggaaattcctcaGGAAATGTGACAGAACGGCCTATTAATAGATTGTGTGTATAAAAGGTGAAGATTTGGAGTTTCGTTTCACAGAATGTCATTCGAGATGGCAAAACTCCACATGCATGacatgtgtgtgttggtcttcgtgcttctaaaatgaagtacattttaaccagtttatatagccaataattgagttATTTttatacagcaacgaaggagatttatgagtacacaaatgtgctcttcctcattaaaggattaaagttcttctgtcgaattgctggagtttgctgggtttataaaacaacacatctgtcaaatacagtggagcaatgcagaataaaaaaaaaacctttaaaagggttaagcagcgccaaggatttatcatttaaatattggtcCAATGCACTTAAAACCCACCCATATACCgcaatcgctgaaaaggtacgatACCCTAAAACCGTGcacacatccccgtatacctccaACCAGACCCCACGTATATTTTGTATCGTGTATGATCATGAGAATAATTGAATATTTCCGATAACCTTGCTTTTCGttgtgtttataacactttttaaTTAAAGTTTTTTACTCCTACAAATTaatcatgacatgacatgaaCTGGCGGCAcgataaaataacattttcaacctAGTTTTTGACCCCATCGTCAGTCCATCAAACTACAATCATGAGCCCCGTCATGAGCACCCCTATACATCAATCATCCGAAGATTGAAGAATGCTTTGCCAATCGATAACCAAGGCATTCGTTTCCTATAGGTCTAATTGACAACATTTTCTGCAGAACAAGTTTATTTGGCGCTCAATCGCTAACATGCATGACCACATTATTGTCGACTCCAATTCGTTTATTCCACTGAATACTGTGAACTACATCCAGATGAGCAATGGTTTTTGGGGTTGTGGTGAGCAGCGGTGGTTTCGGATTAGGATGTATGTgcgccatggctacagagctatgcgctctgtagccatggcgcctatgttcaagggtattaggtttgGCAGACAACGGTGGACGATCATTTAAAGGGGTGACCGTATTGGTGTAGgatatcaaatatcgtcccctttatgcatctatatgagaaaacgagaatattttcagcgtaaatgtgaataattagcacaatcagcaagccaatcattgcatgaattgcattatggtccggcatccagaaacatgCAGCACCGTTGCCGTATTCCcgtcgccataccactacgcccatcattcttgacaatatatctcattctttttgttttaattcgaccctgaaatatttttttaaaattttgtatatCATCTTGTAcattaaacattttttatttattttatgatttttgtaaattaaaaaattcttgtagtttgaattaattaattaattaattaattaattaattaattaattaattaattaattaattagtaaattaattaattaattttgagaggcctttttttcttatatttttttcatgttcctcgtatcatgcttgagaagataaggtcttgttttgtatttatttcgcaccttatgtatttctttatttttgttttcagcgttttaactaattaattaattaattttgtagagggggacattttttcttatattttttttcatgttcctcgtatcatgcttgagaagataaggtcttgttttgtatttatttcgcccttatgtatttctttattttagttttcagcgttttaattaattaattaattaatttgggtAGAGGGGgatattttttcttatattttttcatgttcctcgtatcatgcttgagaagataaggtcttgttttgtatttatttcgccccttatgtatttctttattttagttttcagcgttttaattaattaattaattaattaattaattaatttggtaGAGGGGgacattttttcttatatttttttttcatgttcctcgtatcacgcttgagagaaaaaaaagtaatctgagccaggtttttacgagctcagcggtgaaagtTCTCATCGcgtggtggaaatttcggtccgcgatttTCACAtcacgctgcgatatcgcagccgtgcacgcttgtgtttggctgctggaaaatcaaggtcggtcgAATGTACTTAAAAGGAGATGGAAACCAcacatgcttttcaaacatcgcaacatcgcgagatgaaattaaaatgtacattttaatttcatcgcgcgatgctgcgatgtttgaaaaaGGTTAACTGAAAGGGCAACATTTCCATACAGCTCTGCTCCACCCAGAAACATGCTTGACGCGATATCAGGTTATATCGCGCCTTTTAGTGaaacatcacatcatcatcaattAAATTATATacattcctgtcatctgattggttgaatgtgcagtcattgaattaactatgtgttaatgtgcagtcattgaattaactatgccctcaaaatgaactatggaccggtcacgtgcgtcccgatcaaactgcgcaatcgcaacatccacgtatccattcggtatataaaacaaatattgactgcattattcgggacatggttaagattataggcccgctgTGATCTCacaaccatgctatgaccctcggctgcgcctcgggtcatagcatggttttgagatcaccgcgggccttcATCTTAACTTTGCCCCTTTATAGCAGTCAACatttgtatagaccacttggcatgtgacgtcattgcccggcagtatgcgtgcgcattatggcaatttccattgttctttgccctgcagtgtgcgtacgcatcgtagtttgctaagggcacgtgcattttaaatcgcccgccacatttcatatagtacaagaaagccattgaacagtgtagcggctcgttcaggcatatcgatagacgagtccctcacctttgttgataaacagtgatgtcaagtggtctatactaatAGGGTTCAATGAGCGCGCATGCGAGTTTCCATGTCTTGTGTTGTACGTTTTTCATGTACCAAGATACGGCATTCTAGAAATAGCTTTATGTATACTTTCCCCTACTATACTTATAGGAGGCGATGGAGGAGGCAGTGGTGATGGCGGTGATGGAGGAGGCGGTGATGGCAGTGGCGGTGGAGGGACTGTCACCCCACCTATAGTAGAAACTTCCAAACCAATTACAACGATCTCCAGTGGTCTTCCTAGTAAGTTTTGGCAAATTGTTGGTAATCTTTGAGAGGTTTTCATTCATCGCCCATGATGGTATTTGAGTACTTTCTTAATGtatagggtgtcccaataaaacccAAACCCTGATTGAACCGTCTTTTTCACATCTTTATGAGACATGTTTATGGACATTTATTAATTACAGCTGTATTTCGTAAACTTCAATATACATGAAAATCATTTTAATCGATTTAAAACTGTTGAAAATGGCTTTCGAAAGAAATACATCGGTCTCGCATTACGCCCACGGATGCTAAATTTTAAGTTGTTGTGTTTTAAAGTTCTTCTTTTTTGATATTCTCAACGCTTCAATTGAAGCAAGTGGAGAGGGTTAGGAGTTCGTATTGCTTGTGTTtagtctagactatgccatagtcgatttttgataaataaaaatatgttattaatcatgatgaacgcattcagttgaactcgaaattttactgatatttattacatcaaaatcctagtataaaatggttatgaaaaagtttatataattatatttgtgacagtaaaggtaaagtatacgtaggcgtattattgaatgcaacatatcataatggcataactataatcatgataatggcacttcaatactgaacaattctaattttagaatctgccagtttattatccgagttaAAAATTTGGGAAGctattgtgcacaaataattgaatcagagttttaagcttaaatttaatagccagagtatgcacaattggcaagtaaactacggagaagtctagtgttTAGTCTTGTTTAAAGTTGCTTGAAGCTTGGCCGATGTAGTTTGCCACAGCCGTCTTGAAGGTTTTTGGAGCCATTTGGACTGCTAAATTTAAAATACTTGTTATTAGTTTATAATTATCGATTAAACCACTTCTTTTGAATTGAAAAAGACGGTTCAAACAGGGTTTtgtattgggacaccctgtaatttaTGTTCTTTATTGGTTGATTCGATTGCAATGAATGAAATATAAAGCACTCTAAATGCAAAAAGGAATAATCAAAGTTATAAGGGCCATTGAAAGTCTATATTTATGCGTAGTCATTTGGCCACTACCTTTATTTACGTAATTTATCTAACACAAATTGTACTACATGTATCATGTTTCACTCAAGACGAAATCGCTGTGGAAGGAAACATGGCTCTAGATACAGAGTTCATACCTGCTTACAACGATCCAAACTCGGAGGAATATCAGCAATTCACAGAGAATTACGAAGAGATGGTGAGTACTACTCACAAAGACAATTTGTAGATAAACCAAAACAGTGTTTGAAATACCGTTAATATTGGTACCGAAACCTGCGTTATCActgatgttttttttaatcattccTTTATTGTTATGTAGCTTATGCGAAGTTTTGATGGTACAGAATATGAAGGAGCTGTCCGCCCGAAAGTAACAGGTCTCAGGTAAAAGACTATACTTCATATTTAAAATGCACAATAAAGATAAAAAGGaacacaattctatttttttcgcACTTCTGACACCGTATAATTGAAAGCAATACGATTGATATGAACTTGTGTCAGTATGTTAGCATAAAATGTTTTTCTCACCTGAAGTGAGTGTGGTCAGCGTATGCCATCGATCGATAAGAGCCCAACATTTTTAATTGGGAGAGCATCTTACATAGTTGACACCTAATTCAAACGTATGCTTGTACATAGTAAATGACGCTTCAACTTATATACAAGGTATATTGGATCGCCTTAAGGGTCTATTATTATCCCGTATTGTTTTGAGGAATGACGTTCATAACTATGCCTGAAAATGAGCTGTTATTAAAGTATTTATAAACGAGTGTATTTTACCTAtagttattgttttattttatattctccTTACAGAGAAGGTAGTGTGATTGTGTTCTTCGTCGTATTTGTTAACATTCAAGTAATATCCGTGCCGCCTTCGTCAGATGTAAGCACCATTACCTACCAAATATCCGTCAATGTAAGGCAGATTATAATAGACGCTGCTAACAATCCATTCGGACCGTTTTTTGACATCATCTTGATTATCATAAACGTCGTCATTAATATATGTAAGTAATCACATGGTTTCAACAATTCTTTCTTCATTGTCAAACCAAGGCACGAACGGTCATCTGGATCGTAATTCTGTAGGTATGTCACATTATGCTGAGGCCATGTACGTCTCGTGCGCACTTGATGGATTAGCGTGTTTGACAGAAGCGGTATTCAATCGAAGTACACATTATTTTGGTCTCTAAATGTAAACTTTgttgttgtaaaacaattatagtTACAAGAAATGCCACGGTAAAAACAGGTTATTTGATGCAGTTTGAAGTTAATTAAAAATACATATATTCACCGCTGCGATTTATCTAACAATGATTGCGTACTTCCAAATTGAATATACTTTGAACACGTCAATTTTTATAGCCGTGTTGAccattcaaaataaataacaaaaagatGCATCAGTGCATTTCACACACAAATCATAGATTAATAAAGATCCCTTTTTATAATTTTCAGTTGTACCTGATGACAGCTTGGCACGTAAGTATATTAAGACCAGAGTTTGATATTAAAGATTTTAACACGGGACTATAATGAAAACCATGATACCTCTCGTTCCTGTCTTGACATACTTGTATATTGTGTATTTTCGGAAGAAAAATAACAATTCGCAAATATGTCTACTTTCATATAAATCGTCCCATTCTTTTGCGTCATTATATTCAGCATCATGGAATGAATGGGGAGCTTGGAGTTCCTGTAGCGTCACATGTGGAATTGGGAATAGAATGCGGACACGAACCTGCAGTAATCTGAACGATCCTGAAACAACATGTCTGGGGGAAACTTACGATCCAAGGTTGGTCTCTTACTATATAGAATGAAAAAACTATTTGTACATCCAAAATAAATCATTGGGCGATATTACCATTTTTGCTTGCGTTCAAGAGTATCAAGCCAAACAgataatatacagggtgagtcaaaaaagtgcaatagagaaaataatccattttttattaaagaaccgagttgaatcttttaggtttaaaaacattttatatatgatatatatgatatattcatcagcaaccttgtgtgaagaaataaaggaattagcatttaccgttttgtttttatgacacattttatagcgatacccaattttaatgtttgtccaagagacatctaaaatttgaatgtcagcgcactctgtgtaaggtagatttggaacaactgtcattttctttacctcattggcattgaaattaaatggagcacccaaagtgttattgcccttggtcttttataaggaaaagaaacattttttgttgttattttcattttacttttactttaaagatgtttattctcaatcaaaaacatacaaatttgtaggtgtttttttttcaaatgtcaaaataaaatgcgcgtaaattgaagtggagtgaattacaaaatatccagtaatttggacatattgggatgaaaaactggagttggagtcgagtgaggtatgaaggatttaaagtaatgttagaaagtttgtttgaacagaaaaaaaaagatattaaaataacgcaaaaatcaaccttttaaGTTGATGTCAGTTTCAGAGCCAATACCTTGACCGTGCATTGTGTGATCTCATTCAAAATATATGGTATCTCGTGGATAAATAACGAAATTgtgtatcgcagcaaaaggacttataaaaattaaacggtagtcgtgaatcgtgattcacttcatattttcacagaagatgacttttgagtgtggcatttataaaatttgttcaataatgggaaagtttgacttggttcttgcataaatatcgattctttgctctgttgcactttttttttttacttacccTGTAGCTACATAAGGTTCAACACCActtattatgtattacacgggttgcaagggaaaatggctaatttcgagTGGAATTTTGTCATATTCAGAACtttcacagttaaatgccactaatagcaggtgaaactatatgatttagatgccaaatgatcaaaaactcaacataggttgacctgagacttttcttgttttaacgcactgaaccgtaattACATTAGAATTGCAGTGCGCCCtcaaagctgaaagttacaatatggtagggcgaatatttactaaaaaccgaagacgtgcgtatgaattttggtaatattaaaacagaaatgtcatataatgaaagcAAATATACCGTTTtaaagcatcaaaccctaaaaagtactttttttggctatataacttgatcaagtTCAGCGaatttaaagcagtcttttcagatgtcatacaaacaaatagttactcgtcgtatttccatgtatcgcccacgTATATTACTAGTATTAGTGGTGTATAACCTTTAATGTCATGTACTAGCGTGTGTAATGAACAGTTTATGTCTCTTTTGAAATATCCCACAGAACAATGTGGAGATGACACTGACACTGATGGTGACACTATAGTCAATAGGTGTGGTACGTACAATATTTGCGATACTTTGCAGGGGAT carries:
- the LOC140163494 gene encoding uncharacterized protein; this encodes MATELNPFGRPRRPKSRRAHHSVVNVDDVPFDPTYQYKDKRGQISSRQFVRTQQHPFHSHHNKYIVSDPESNSFCTPRQWIFILCTVAFIIILLAIAGVALVFGTVELNSQSEDSGRDAPGSTANPNVSNRPPDSGRTVAPPNPTSNRPGGDGGGSGDGGDGGGGDGSGGGGTVTPPIVETSKPITTISSGLPNEIAVEGNMALDTEFIPAYNDPNSEEYQQFTENYEEMLMRSFDGTEYEGAVRPKVTGLREGSVIVFFVVFVNIQVISVPPSSDVSTITYQISVNVRQIIIDAANNPFGPFFDIILIIINVVINIFVPDDSLAPSWNEWGAWSSCSVTCGIGNRMRTRTCSNLNDPETTCLGETYDPRLVSYYIE